In Dromiciops gliroides isolate mDroGli1 chromosome 4, mDroGli1.pri, whole genome shotgun sequence, one DNA window encodes the following:
- the VWA5B2 gene encoding von Willebrand factor A domain-containing protein 5B2 isoform X4, translated as MPGLYCPSTWTPLPLKDSWVRACVNGPCLGLNARLTYHNPAPEPVEGVFVYPLAEAEAEVVSGFEAEAAGRRVSFQVQSRHRSASEPCCRELRPEAGLPRRCAQGHLVLHPAQARSTLVLPTGLIAPEGTITVSLRSSRELHTRPDGAIRVALPSILTPLAQSSPARPSGLCDDRLGLCPTSCFGVGTPEDEGPAQKDSPAPRDMFCGPARCPGPYTFSFEMLVTGPCLLAGLESPSHALRADAPPHASSAATICITLAEGHPCDRALEILLHPSEPHRPHLMLEAGGLSAAEYEARVRSRRDFQRLLRKDSDGDRQVWFLQRRFHKDILLNPVLVLSFCPDLSSGALDPGSATREFLFLVDGHGATYKEALLLAVKSLPPQTLINVATFGSSVHPLFPASQPCNDHTAQLACEGIEALPTGWERPDVLAGLRWALEQPGQRGHPRQVFLLTAAAPAASATHHTLEFMRHHGGMARCFSFGLDTACHQLLRGLSTFSRGHAYFLAPGERLQPMLVRALRTALEPALSDISVDWFMPDTVEAMLTPREIPTLYPGDRLIGYCSLFRVEGFRPRPPVGQEHGWRSSGGSVFPSPEEPSATSHGTELTGATDPPEAGTASAGRSSHYGPGDSERSADPTTDPATDPGPDPPSDAAIWRRIFHSSYIREQYILTRCSTSPEPGPASPCSSESPGSWGPGSPENSAPPVLPSQQGHRSLAWGDPATAAATSYSCPLPLSAPFTAPPLAVETPGRLPKTAFTGRSLSTPQGGKDPVFHPRRNQSLGGELDKPSPEQGQQLRRSLDDSGNLLSPTPLEWDMLVEPPFIFAPSPAAEDSAPSPTAPPPPPPQPPRCHVAVRALQDGQPVCWEVGAGLEPFLGTPEESLPPSPERGDAWDQTLHRLTAASVIRDNEQLALQGAEPGPIRRFRLRALQTSKATAATSLFTYPVAVDAVTREALPVVLQIHSSEAVLPVPMPASCADSPEGPAHPDGLADNASASSRDSENSAGSRLSWRRFGSGRRLYTPEPERGPAGEGDKESSDHNYLPLVRLQEAAGSFRLDGPFCAAVQIPHERLCRASPFPAHRATLSPASASSPWALLGPGSGDRLTTSGSQSPSTGSEGPGQVDSGHGSDTEASEGAEGSGGPDLRGRSWATAVALAWLEHRCTGTFGEWELVAAKADSWLRAQSLPDRLDLAALKAAARGLFLLLRHWDQNLQLRLLCYSPANV; from the exons ATGCCTGGTCTCTATTGTCCATCCACCTGGACTCCTCTGCCCCTCAAGGACTCCTGGGTCCGGGCCTGTGTCAATGGCCCCTGCTTGGGCCTCAATGCCCGCCTCACTTACCACAACCCGGCACCAGAGCCTGTGGAAG GGGTGTTTGTATATCCGCTGGCTGAGGCAGAGGCCGAAGTGGTGTCTGGCTTCGAGGCAGAAGCGGCCGGAAGGCGGGTCTCCTTCCAGGTGCAGAGCCGTCACAGGAGTGCCAGCGAGCCCTGCTGCAGGGAGCTGCGTCCAGAGGCCGGCCTGCCCCGCCGCTGTGCCCAGG GTCATTTGGTTCTCCATCCAGCCCAGGCTCGCTCCACACTGGTACTGCCCACAGGCCTCATCGCCCCTGAAGGGACCATCACTGTGTCGTTGAGGAGCAGCCGAGAGCTTCACACGAGGCCAGACGGGGCGATACGGGTGGCCTTACCCTCCATCCTCACCCCCCTGGCCCAGTCCAGCCCAGCCAGACCCTCTGGCCTCTGTGACGACAGGTTGGGCCTATG TCCTACCAGCTGCTTTGGGGTGGGCACTCCTGAGGATGAGGGGCCTGCCCAGAAAGACTCACCAGCCCCCAGGGACATGTTCTGTGGCCCTGCCCGGTGCCCAGGTCCTTACACCTTCTCCTTTGAGATGCTGGTGACTGGACCGTGCCTGTTGGCAG GTCTAGAGAGTCCCTCCCATGCCCTCCGAGCAGACGCCCCACCACATGCCAGTTCTGCAGCCACTATCTGCATCACCCTGGCTGAAGGGCACCCCTGCGACCGGGCTTTGGAGATCCTGCTGCACCCCAGTG AGCCTCACCGACCGCACCTGATGCTGGAGGCAGGCGGGCTGAGTGCCGCAGAGTACGAGGCCCGAGTGAGGAGCCGAAGGGACTTTCAGCGTCTCCTGCGAAAAGACAGTGATGGAGATCGCCAG GTGTGGTTCCTGCAGCGTCGTTTCCACAAGGACATCCTCCTGAACCCAGTGCTGGTGTTGAGCTTCTGCCCAGATCTGAGCTCAGGggccctggatcctggctcagcCACGAGGGAGTTTCTCTTTCTGGTGGACGGCCACGGGGCCACTTACAAG GAGGCCCTGCTCCTTGCAGTGAAGTCTCTCCCCCCTCAGACACTCATCAATGTTGCTACATTTGGCTCCTCTGTACACCCGCTCTTCCCTGCCAGCCAACCCTGCAATGAT cacACCGCGCAGTTGGCCTGTGAGGGCATCGAGGCACTGCCGACAGGCTGGGAAAGGCCTGATGTGCTCGCTGGCCTTCGCTGGGCCCTGGAGCAGCCGGGCCAACGAGGCCACCCACGACAGGTGTTCCTGCTCACGGCAGCAGCTCCTGCTGCTTCCGCCACCCACCACACTCTTGAGTTCATGAGACACCACGGGGGGATGGCCAG GTGCTTCTCCTTTGGCCTGGACACTGCCTGCCACCAGCTGCTCCGGGGTCTGTCCACCTTCAGCCGAGGCCATGCCTACTTTCTGGCCCCTGGGGAGAGGCTGCAGCCCATG CTAGTGCGAGCACTTCGGACTGCACTGGAGCCGGCTCTGAGTGACATTTCTGTGGACTGGTTTATGCCTGACACGGTAGAGGCAATGTTGACGCCTAGGGAGATCCCCACACTCTACCCAGGGGACCGACTGATCGGCTACTGCTCGCTCTTCCGTGTAGAAGGCTTTCGACCCCGTCCACCTGTG GGTCAAGAGCACGGATGGAGGAGCTCAGGTGGTTCCGTGTTCCCATCTCCAGAGGAGCCATCAGCCACTAGCCACGGCACTGAGCTGACAGGGGCCACAGACCCACCAGAGGCAGGCACCGCATCTGCCGGCCGATCCAGCCACTATGGGCCAGGAGACTCAGAACGGA GTGCTGACCCCACTACAGATCCAGCTACTGACCCTGGGCCAGACCCCCCATCAGATGCAGCAATCTGGCGGCGGATCTTTCATTCCTCCTACATCCGTGAGCAATACATCCTGACCAGATGTTCCACCAGCCCGGAGCCGGGCCCTGCTTCCCCTTGCAGCAGTGAGTCCCCAGGATCCTGGGGCCCTGGCTCTCCCGAGAATAGCGCCCCGCCAGTTCTCCCTTCTCAGCAGGGCCACCGAAGCCTGGCTTGGGGAGATCCTGCCACTGCTGCCGCCACCAGCTACTCCTGCCCACTGCCCTTGTCGGCCCCATTCACG GCTCCTCCCCTAGCCGTAGAGACGCCAGGGCGGCTTCCCAAAACAGCCTTCACAGGGCGCAGCCTCTCAACCCCCCAGGGTGGAAAAGACCCCGTTTTCCATCCCCGAAGGAACCAGTCCTTGGGTGGAGAGTTGGATAAACCAAGCCCAGAGCAAGGGCAACAGCTACGAAGAAGTCTCGATGACTCAG GAAACCTGCTCTCCCCAACGCCTCTGGAGTGGGACATGTTGGTGGAACCCCCCTTCATTTTTGCCCCCTCACCGGCAGCAGAGgattctgccccctcccccaccgccccacctcccccaccgCCCCAACCCCCGAGGTGTCACGTGGCAGTCCGGGCCCTGCAGGATGGGCAGCCCGTGTGCTGGGAGGTGGGCGCTGGCTTGGAGCCATTCCTGGGGACCCCAGAAGAGTCTCTGCCACCATCTCCTGAGAGGGGAGACGCCTGGGACCAGACCCTGCACCGGCTGACAGCAGCTTCTGTAATCCGGGACAATGAGCAGCTGGCCCTGCAGGGGGCGGAGCCAG GCCCCATCCGCCGATTCCGGCTCAGAGCCCTACAAACGAGCAAAGCTACTGCGGCCACCTCCCTCTTCACCTACCCAGTGGCTGTGGACGCCGTCACGCGCGAAGCCCTCCCGGTGGTGCTCCAGATTCACAGCTCAG AAGCAGTGCTGCCCGTCCCAATGCCTGCCTCCTGCGCGGACTCTCCCGAAGGCCCGGCTCACCCGGATG GGCTTGCAGACAATGCCTCGGCCAGCTCCCGGGACTCTGAGAACAGTGCCGGCTCAAG GCTCAGCTGGAGGAGGTTTGGTTCTGGCCGAAGACTCTACACCCCTGAGCCTGAACGGGGCCCGGCGGGAGAGGGTGacaaggagagcagtgaccacaacTACCTCCCGTTG GTGCGGCTGCAGGAGGCTGCCGGGTCCTTCCGCTTGGACGGCCCCTTCTGCGCGGCCGTGCAGATCCCCCACGAGAGGCTGTGCAGGGCCTCGCCCTTCCCGGCACACCGGGCCACCCTCAGCCCGGCCTCTGCCTCCTCACCTTGGGCTCTCCTTGGCCCGGGCTCTGGGGACAGGCTGACAACTTCGGGTAGCCAGTCCCCCAGCACGGGCTCGGAGGGACCGGGCCAGGTGGACAGCGGGCACGGGTCTGACACAGAAGCCTCGGAGGGTGCGGAAGGGTCGGGGGGCCCCGACCTGCGGGGCCGGAGCTGGGCTACGGCCGTTGCCCTGGCCTGGCTGGAACACCGCTGCACGGGCACCTTTGGGGAGTGGGAGCTGGTGGCGGCCAAGGCCGACAGCTGGCTGAGGGCCCAGAGCCTGCCCGACCGGCTGGACCTGGCTGCCCTCAAGGCGGCAGCCCGAGGCCTCTTCTTGCTCCTTCGCCACTGGGACCAGAACCTCCAACTCCGCCTGTTGTGCTACAGCCCCGCCAATGTCTGA
- the VWA5B2 gene encoding von Willebrand factor A domain-containing protein 5B2 isoform X3, with amino-acid sequence MPGLYCPSTWTPLPLKDSWVRACVNGPCLGLNARLTYHNPAPEPVEGVFVYPLAEAEAEVVSGFEAEAAGRRVSFQVQSRHRSASEPCCRELRPEAGLPRRCAQGHLVLHPAQARSTLVLPTGLIAPEGTITVSLRSSRELHTRPDGAIRVALPSILTPLAQSSPARPSGLCDDRLGLCPTSCFGVGTPEDEGPAQKDSPAPRDMFCGPARCPGPYTFSFEMLVTGPCLLAGLESPSHALRADAPPHASSAATICITLAEGHPCDRALEILLHPSEPHRPHLMLEAGGLSAAEYEARVRSRRDFQRLLRKDSDGDRQVWFLQRRFHKDILLNPVLVLSFCPDLSSGALDPGSATREFLFLVDGHGATYKEALLLAVKSLPPQTLINVATFGSSVHPLFPASQPCNDHTAQLACEGIEALPTGWERPDVLAGLRWALEQPGQRGHPRQVFLLTAAAPAASATHHTLEFMRHHGGMARCFSFGLDTACHQLLRGLSTFSRGHAYFLAPGERLQPMLVRALRTALEPALSDISVDWFMPDTVEAMLTPREIPTLYPGDRLIGYCSLFRVEGFRPRPPVGQEHGWRSSGGSVFPSPEEPSATSHGTELTGATDPPEAGTASAGRSSHYGPGDSERTGADPTTDPATDPGPDPPSDAAIWRRIFHSSYIREQYILTRCSTSPEPGPASPCSSESPGSWGPGSPENSAPPVLPSQQGHRSLAWGDPATAAATSYSCPLPLSAPFTAPPLAVETPGRLPKTAFTGRSLSTPQGGKDPVFHPRRNQSLGGELDKPSPEQGQQLRRSLDDSGNLLSPTPLEWDMLVEPPFIFAPSPAAEDSAPSPTAPPPPPPQPPRCHVAVRALQDGQPVCWEVGAGLEPFLGTPEESLPPSPERGDAWDQTLHRLTAASVIRDNEQLALQGAEPGPIRRFRLRALQTSKATAATSLFTYPVAVDAVTREALPVVLQIHSSEAVLPVPMPASCADSPEGPAHPDGLADNASASSRDSENSAGSRLSWRRFGSGRRLYTPEPERGPAGEGDKESSDHNYLPLVRLQEAAGSFRLDGPFCAAVQIPHERLCRASPFPAHRATLSPASASSPWALLGPGSGDRLTTSGSQSPSTGSEGPGQVDSGHGSDTEASEGAEGSGGPDLRGRSWATAVALAWLEHRCTGTFGEWELVAAKADSWLRAQSLPDRLDLAALKAAARGLFLLLRHWDQNLQLRLLCYSPANV; translated from the exons ATGCCTGGTCTCTATTGTCCATCCACCTGGACTCCTCTGCCCCTCAAGGACTCCTGGGTCCGGGCCTGTGTCAATGGCCCCTGCTTGGGCCTCAATGCCCGCCTCACTTACCACAACCCGGCACCAGAGCCTGTGGAAG GGGTGTTTGTATATCCGCTGGCTGAGGCAGAGGCCGAAGTGGTGTCTGGCTTCGAGGCAGAAGCGGCCGGAAGGCGGGTCTCCTTCCAGGTGCAGAGCCGTCACAGGAGTGCCAGCGAGCCCTGCTGCAGGGAGCTGCGTCCAGAGGCCGGCCTGCCCCGCCGCTGTGCCCAGG GTCATTTGGTTCTCCATCCAGCCCAGGCTCGCTCCACACTGGTACTGCCCACAGGCCTCATCGCCCCTGAAGGGACCATCACTGTGTCGTTGAGGAGCAGCCGAGAGCTTCACACGAGGCCAGACGGGGCGATACGGGTGGCCTTACCCTCCATCCTCACCCCCCTGGCCCAGTCCAGCCCAGCCAGACCCTCTGGCCTCTGTGACGACAGGTTGGGCCTATG TCCTACCAGCTGCTTTGGGGTGGGCACTCCTGAGGATGAGGGGCCTGCCCAGAAAGACTCACCAGCCCCCAGGGACATGTTCTGTGGCCCTGCCCGGTGCCCAGGTCCTTACACCTTCTCCTTTGAGATGCTGGTGACTGGACCGTGCCTGTTGGCAG GTCTAGAGAGTCCCTCCCATGCCCTCCGAGCAGACGCCCCACCACATGCCAGTTCTGCAGCCACTATCTGCATCACCCTGGCTGAAGGGCACCCCTGCGACCGGGCTTTGGAGATCCTGCTGCACCCCAGTG AGCCTCACCGACCGCACCTGATGCTGGAGGCAGGCGGGCTGAGTGCCGCAGAGTACGAGGCCCGAGTGAGGAGCCGAAGGGACTTTCAGCGTCTCCTGCGAAAAGACAGTGATGGAGATCGCCAG GTGTGGTTCCTGCAGCGTCGTTTCCACAAGGACATCCTCCTGAACCCAGTGCTGGTGTTGAGCTTCTGCCCAGATCTGAGCTCAGGggccctggatcctggctcagcCACGAGGGAGTTTCTCTTTCTGGTGGACGGCCACGGGGCCACTTACAAG GAGGCCCTGCTCCTTGCAGTGAAGTCTCTCCCCCCTCAGACACTCATCAATGTTGCTACATTTGGCTCCTCTGTACACCCGCTCTTCCCTGCCAGCCAACCCTGCAATGAT cacACCGCGCAGTTGGCCTGTGAGGGCATCGAGGCACTGCCGACAGGCTGGGAAAGGCCTGATGTGCTCGCTGGCCTTCGCTGGGCCCTGGAGCAGCCGGGCCAACGAGGCCACCCACGACAGGTGTTCCTGCTCACGGCAGCAGCTCCTGCTGCTTCCGCCACCCACCACACTCTTGAGTTCATGAGACACCACGGGGGGATGGCCAG GTGCTTCTCCTTTGGCCTGGACACTGCCTGCCACCAGCTGCTCCGGGGTCTGTCCACCTTCAGCCGAGGCCATGCCTACTTTCTGGCCCCTGGGGAGAGGCTGCAGCCCATG CTAGTGCGAGCACTTCGGACTGCACTGGAGCCGGCTCTGAGTGACATTTCTGTGGACTGGTTTATGCCTGACACGGTAGAGGCAATGTTGACGCCTAGGGAGATCCCCACACTCTACCCAGGGGACCGACTGATCGGCTACTGCTCGCTCTTCCGTGTAGAAGGCTTTCGACCCCGTCCACCTGTG GGTCAAGAGCACGGATGGAGGAGCTCAGGTGGTTCCGTGTTCCCATCTCCAGAGGAGCCATCAGCCACTAGCCACGGCACTGAGCTGACAGGGGCCACAGACCCACCAGAGGCAGGCACCGCATCTGCCGGCCGATCCAGCCACTATGGGCCAGGAGACTCAGAACGGA CAGGTGCTGACCCCACTACAGATCCAGCTACTGACCCTGGGCCAGACCCCCCATCAGATGCAGCAATCTGGCGGCGGATCTTTCATTCCTCCTACATCCGTGAGCAATACATCCTGACCAGATGTTCCACCAGCCCGGAGCCGGGCCCTGCTTCCCCTTGCAGCAGTGAGTCCCCAGGATCCTGGGGCCCTGGCTCTCCCGAGAATAGCGCCCCGCCAGTTCTCCCTTCTCAGCAGGGCCACCGAAGCCTGGCTTGGGGAGATCCTGCCACTGCTGCCGCCACCAGCTACTCCTGCCCACTGCCCTTGTCGGCCCCATTCACG GCTCCTCCCCTAGCCGTAGAGACGCCAGGGCGGCTTCCCAAAACAGCCTTCACAGGGCGCAGCCTCTCAACCCCCCAGGGTGGAAAAGACCCCGTTTTCCATCCCCGAAGGAACCAGTCCTTGGGTGGAGAGTTGGATAAACCAAGCCCAGAGCAAGGGCAACAGCTACGAAGAAGTCTCGATGACTCAG GAAACCTGCTCTCCCCAACGCCTCTGGAGTGGGACATGTTGGTGGAACCCCCCTTCATTTTTGCCCCCTCACCGGCAGCAGAGgattctgccccctcccccaccgccccacctcccccaccgCCCCAACCCCCGAGGTGTCACGTGGCAGTCCGGGCCCTGCAGGATGGGCAGCCCGTGTGCTGGGAGGTGGGCGCTGGCTTGGAGCCATTCCTGGGGACCCCAGAAGAGTCTCTGCCACCATCTCCTGAGAGGGGAGACGCCTGGGACCAGACCCTGCACCGGCTGACAGCAGCTTCTGTAATCCGGGACAATGAGCAGCTGGCCCTGCAGGGGGCGGAGCCAG GCCCCATCCGCCGATTCCGGCTCAGAGCCCTACAAACGAGCAAAGCTACTGCGGCCACCTCCCTCTTCACCTACCCAGTGGCTGTGGACGCCGTCACGCGCGAAGCCCTCCCGGTGGTGCTCCAGATTCACAGCTCAG AAGCAGTGCTGCCCGTCCCAATGCCTGCCTCCTGCGCGGACTCTCCCGAAGGCCCGGCTCACCCGGATG GGCTTGCAGACAATGCCTCGGCCAGCTCCCGGGACTCTGAGAACAGTGCCGGCTCAAG GCTCAGCTGGAGGAGGTTTGGTTCTGGCCGAAGACTCTACACCCCTGAGCCTGAACGGGGCCCGGCGGGAGAGGGTGacaaggagagcagtgaccacaacTACCTCCCGTTG GTGCGGCTGCAGGAGGCTGCCGGGTCCTTCCGCTTGGACGGCCCCTTCTGCGCGGCCGTGCAGATCCCCCACGAGAGGCTGTGCAGGGCCTCGCCCTTCCCGGCACACCGGGCCACCCTCAGCCCGGCCTCTGCCTCCTCACCTTGGGCTCTCCTTGGCCCGGGCTCTGGGGACAGGCTGACAACTTCGGGTAGCCAGTCCCCCAGCACGGGCTCGGAGGGACCGGGCCAGGTGGACAGCGGGCACGGGTCTGACACAGAAGCCTCGGAGGGTGCGGAAGGGTCGGGGGGCCCCGACCTGCGGGGCCGGAGCTGGGCTACGGCCGTTGCCCTGGCCTGGCTGGAACACCGCTGCACGGGCACCTTTGGGGAGTGGGAGCTGGTGGCGGCCAAGGCCGACAGCTGGCTGAGGGCCCAGAGCCTGCCCGACCGGCTGGACCTGGCTGCCCTCAAGGCGGCAGCCCGAGGCCTCTTCTTGCTCCTTCGCCACTGGGACCAGAACCTCCAACTCCGCCTGTTGTGCTACAGCCCCGCCAATGTCTGA
- the VWA5B2 gene encoding von Willebrand factor A domain-containing protein 5B2 isoform X1, whose translation MPGLYCPSTWTPLPLKDSWVRACVNGPCLGLNARLTYHNPAPEPVEGVFVYPLAEAEAEVVSGFEAEAAGRRVSFQVQSRHRSASEPCCRELRPEAGLPRRCAQGHLVLHPAQARSTLVLPTGLIAPEGTITVSLRSSRELHTRPDGAIRVALPSILTPLAQSSPARPSGLCDDRLGLCPTSCFGVGTPEDEGPAQKDSPAPRDMFCGPARCPGPYTFSFEMLVTGPCLLAGLESPSHALRADAPPHASSAATICITLAEGHPCDRALEILLHPSEPHRPHLMLEAGGLSAAEYEARVRSRRDFQRLLRKDSDGDRQVWFLQRRFHKDILLNPVLVLSFCPDLSSGALDPGSATREFLFLVDGHGATYKEALLLAVKSLPPQTLINVATFGSSVHPLFPASQPCNDHTAQLACEGIEALPTGWERPDVLAGLRWALEQPGQRGHPRQVFLLTAAAPAASATHHTLEFMRHHGGMARCFSFGLDTACHQLLRGLSTFSRGHAYFLAPGERLQPMLVRALRTALEPALSDISVDWFMPDTVEAMLTPREIPTLYPGDRLIGYCSLFRVEGFRPRPPVGQEHGWRSSGGSVFPSPEEPSATSHGTELTGATDPPEAGTASAGRSSHYGPGDSERSECGWEGPQGIGKEKPGAYSSILPAGADPTTDPATDPGPDPPSDAAIWRRIFHSSYIREQYILTRCSTSPEPGPASPCSSESPGSWGPGSPENSAPPVLPSQQGHRSLAWGDPATAAATSYSCPLPLSAPFTAPPLAVETPGRLPKTAFTGRSLSTPQGGKDPVFHPRRNQSLGGELDKPSPEQGQQLRRSLDDSGNLLSPTPLEWDMLVEPPFIFAPSPAAEDSAPSPTAPPPPPPQPPRCHVAVRALQDGQPVCWEVGAGLEPFLGTPEESLPPSPERGDAWDQTLHRLTAASVIRDNEQLALQGAEPGPIRRFRLRALQTSKATAATSLFTYPVAVDAVTREALPVVLQIHSSEAVLPVPMPASCADSPEGPAHPDGLADNASASSRDSENSAGSRLSWRRFGSGRRLYTPEPERGPAGEGDKESSDHNYLPLVRLQEAAGSFRLDGPFCAAVQIPHERLCRASPFPAHRATLSPASASSPWALLGPGSGDRLTTSGSQSPSTGSEGPGQVDSGHGSDTEASEGAEGSGGPDLRGRSWATAVALAWLEHRCTGTFGEWELVAAKADSWLRAQSLPDRLDLAALKAAARGLFLLLRHWDQNLQLRLLCYSPANV comes from the exons ATGCCTGGTCTCTATTGTCCATCCACCTGGACTCCTCTGCCCCTCAAGGACTCCTGGGTCCGGGCCTGTGTCAATGGCCCCTGCTTGGGCCTCAATGCCCGCCTCACTTACCACAACCCGGCACCAGAGCCTGTGGAAG GGGTGTTTGTATATCCGCTGGCTGAGGCAGAGGCCGAAGTGGTGTCTGGCTTCGAGGCAGAAGCGGCCGGAAGGCGGGTCTCCTTCCAGGTGCAGAGCCGTCACAGGAGTGCCAGCGAGCCCTGCTGCAGGGAGCTGCGTCCAGAGGCCGGCCTGCCCCGCCGCTGTGCCCAGG GTCATTTGGTTCTCCATCCAGCCCAGGCTCGCTCCACACTGGTACTGCCCACAGGCCTCATCGCCCCTGAAGGGACCATCACTGTGTCGTTGAGGAGCAGCCGAGAGCTTCACACGAGGCCAGACGGGGCGATACGGGTGGCCTTACCCTCCATCCTCACCCCCCTGGCCCAGTCCAGCCCAGCCAGACCCTCTGGCCTCTGTGACGACAGGTTGGGCCTATG TCCTACCAGCTGCTTTGGGGTGGGCACTCCTGAGGATGAGGGGCCTGCCCAGAAAGACTCACCAGCCCCCAGGGACATGTTCTGTGGCCCTGCCCGGTGCCCAGGTCCTTACACCTTCTCCTTTGAGATGCTGGTGACTGGACCGTGCCTGTTGGCAG GTCTAGAGAGTCCCTCCCATGCCCTCCGAGCAGACGCCCCACCACATGCCAGTTCTGCAGCCACTATCTGCATCACCCTGGCTGAAGGGCACCCCTGCGACCGGGCTTTGGAGATCCTGCTGCACCCCAGTG AGCCTCACCGACCGCACCTGATGCTGGAGGCAGGCGGGCTGAGTGCCGCAGAGTACGAGGCCCGAGTGAGGAGCCGAAGGGACTTTCAGCGTCTCCTGCGAAAAGACAGTGATGGAGATCGCCAG GTGTGGTTCCTGCAGCGTCGTTTCCACAAGGACATCCTCCTGAACCCAGTGCTGGTGTTGAGCTTCTGCCCAGATCTGAGCTCAGGggccctggatcctggctcagcCACGAGGGAGTTTCTCTTTCTGGTGGACGGCCACGGGGCCACTTACAAG GAGGCCCTGCTCCTTGCAGTGAAGTCTCTCCCCCCTCAGACACTCATCAATGTTGCTACATTTGGCTCCTCTGTACACCCGCTCTTCCCTGCCAGCCAACCCTGCAATGAT cacACCGCGCAGTTGGCCTGTGAGGGCATCGAGGCACTGCCGACAGGCTGGGAAAGGCCTGATGTGCTCGCTGGCCTTCGCTGGGCCCTGGAGCAGCCGGGCCAACGAGGCCACCCACGACAGGTGTTCCTGCTCACGGCAGCAGCTCCTGCTGCTTCCGCCACCCACCACACTCTTGAGTTCATGAGACACCACGGGGGGATGGCCAG GTGCTTCTCCTTTGGCCTGGACACTGCCTGCCACCAGCTGCTCCGGGGTCTGTCCACCTTCAGCCGAGGCCATGCCTACTTTCTGGCCCCTGGGGAGAGGCTGCAGCCCATG CTAGTGCGAGCACTTCGGACTGCACTGGAGCCGGCTCTGAGTGACATTTCTGTGGACTGGTTTATGCCTGACACGGTAGAGGCAATGTTGACGCCTAGGGAGATCCCCACACTCTACCCAGGGGACCGACTGATCGGCTACTGCTCGCTCTTCCGTGTAGAAGGCTTTCGACCCCGTCCACCTGTG GGTCAAGAGCACGGATGGAGGAGCTCAGGTGGTTCCGTGTTCCCATCTCCAGAGGAGCCATCAGCCACTAGCCACGGCACTGAGCTGACAGGGGCCACAGACCCACCAGAGGCAGGCACCGCATCTGCCGGCCGATCCAGCCACTATGGGCCAGGAGACTCAGAACGGAGTGAGTGTGGGTGGGAAGGCCCACAGGGGATAGGGAAGGAGAAGCCGGGGGCCTACTCTTCCATACTCCCAGCAGGTGCTGACCCCACTACAGATCCAGCTACTGACCCTGGGCCAGACCCCCCATCAGATGCAGCAATCTGGCGGCGGATCTTTCATTCCTCCTACATCCGTGAGCAATACATCCTGACCAGATGTTCCACCAGCCCGGAGCCGGGCCCTGCTTCCCCTTGCAGCAGTGAGTCCCCAGGATCCTGGGGCCCTGGCTCTCCCGAGAATAGCGCCCCGCCAGTTCTCCCTTCTCAGCAGGGCCACCGAAGCCTGGCTTGGGGAGATCCTGCCACTGCTGCCGCCACCAGCTACTCCTGCCCACTGCCCTTGTCGGCCCCATTCACG GCTCCTCCCCTAGCCGTAGAGACGCCAGGGCGGCTTCCCAAAACAGCCTTCACAGGGCGCAGCCTCTCAACCCCCCAGGGTGGAAAAGACCCCGTTTTCCATCCCCGAAGGAACCAGTCCTTGGGTGGAGAGTTGGATAAACCAAGCCCAGAGCAAGGGCAACAGCTACGAAGAAGTCTCGATGACTCAG GAAACCTGCTCTCCCCAACGCCTCTGGAGTGGGACATGTTGGTGGAACCCCCCTTCATTTTTGCCCCCTCACCGGCAGCAGAGgattctgccccctcccccaccgccccacctcccccaccgCCCCAACCCCCGAGGTGTCACGTGGCAGTCCGGGCCCTGCAGGATGGGCAGCCCGTGTGCTGGGAGGTGGGCGCTGGCTTGGAGCCATTCCTGGGGACCCCAGAAGAGTCTCTGCCACCATCTCCTGAGAGGGGAGACGCCTGGGACCAGACCCTGCACCGGCTGACAGCAGCTTCTGTAATCCGGGACAATGAGCAGCTGGCCCTGCAGGGGGCGGAGCCAG GCCCCATCCGCCGATTCCGGCTCAGAGCCCTACAAACGAGCAAAGCTACTGCGGCCACCTCCCTCTTCACCTACCCAGTGGCTGTGGACGCCGTCACGCGCGAAGCCCTCCCGGTGGTGCTCCAGATTCACAGCTCAG AAGCAGTGCTGCCCGTCCCAATGCCTGCCTCCTGCGCGGACTCTCCCGAAGGCCCGGCTCACCCGGATG GGCTTGCAGACAATGCCTCGGCCAGCTCCCGGGACTCTGAGAACAGTGCCGGCTCAAG GCTCAGCTGGAGGAGGTTTGGTTCTGGCCGAAGACTCTACACCCCTGAGCCTGAACGGGGCCCGGCGGGAGAGGGTGacaaggagagcagtgaccacaacTACCTCCCGTTG GTGCGGCTGCAGGAGGCTGCCGGGTCCTTCCGCTTGGACGGCCCCTTCTGCGCGGCCGTGCAGATCCCCCACGAGAGGCTGTGCAGGGCCTCGCCCTTCCCGGCACACCGGGCCACCCTCAGCCCGGCCTCTGCCTCCTCACCTTGGGCTCTCCTTGGCCCGGGCTCTGGGGACAGGCTGACAACTTCGGGTAGCCAGTCCCCCAGCACGGGCTCGGAGGGACCGGGCCAGGTGGACAGCGGGCACGGGTCTGACACAGAAGCCTCGGAGGGTGCGGAAGGGTCGGGGGGCCCCGACCTGCGGGGCCGGAGCTGGGCTACGGCCGTTGCCCTGGCCTGGCTGGAACACCGCTGCACGGGCACCTTTGGGGAGTGGGAGCTGGTGGCGGCCAAGGCCGACAGCTGGCTGAGGGCCCAGAGCCTGCCCGACCGGCTGGACCTGGCTGCCCTCAAGGCGGCAGCCCGAGGCCTCTTCTTGCTCCTTCGCCACTGGGACCAGAACCTCCAACTCCGCCTGTTGTGCTACAGCCCCGCCAATGTCTGA